A stretch of DNA from Phycisphaerae bacterium:
GCTGCTCGACAAGTATCAGCCGCGACGGATCGTAATTCTTGTCGGGAAGCATGTCGTAAATGTCGGCGAGAATCTGCTCGTCCAACTGCGGCGTGCGGCTGAGAATCCAAAGGAAGTTTCGGCTCGGCTCGCCCACGACCGCCCACTCGTAATTCTCGTCCAGGGCGATGATCCAGTAGTCGCCCTCGAAAAGGAAAAAGAAGCTCACGCGGAGTTTGGCGTTGGTCTCTTCGTCCACGATGCGGGCAATGCCCTCTTGGCTGCGGACCGATCCGTCCAGGTCACCCTGCCGGCACGCGTTAAGAACCGTGATCTTCCCGTCATCGCGAATGGTGTACTCGGCCGTCACACCCACGCAGCCGCGCTCGAACGTGTTCGGATAACGGGCAATCTCGTACCACTTGCCCGCATACCTCACGGGGTCGACGTAATCGACCACGGCCAGCGGAGGGAACGACATTCCGCAGCCCCCTGTCATCATGCACCCGAGAACCAACGCCATCTTCAATTGAAAAATGCTTCGCATCATGGATTCCAGTCGGAGCAACCGGCCACCATTTTCCTGGGGATCGAGCCCGGCCGGTGTTAACGCGGCTCGACCAAACCGACTACGACGAATGTCTCA
This window harbors:
- a CDS encoding lipocalin family protein, with product MMRSIFQLKMALVLGCMMTGGCGMSFPPLAVVDYVDPVRYAGKWYEIARYPNTFERGCVGVTAEYTIRDDGKITVLNACRQGDLDGSVRSQEGIARIVDEETNAKLRVSFFFLFEGDYWIIALDENYEWAVVGEPSRNFLWILSRTPQLDEQILADIYDMLPDKNYDPSRLILVEQPTE